One Aegilops tauschii subsp. strangulata cultivar AL8/78 chromosome 2, Aet v6.0, whole genome shotgun sequence genomic window, CTTCCGCCGTAgtcggtctcgttggttaaatttatggtcaaagttgaagCACGGAAACCAAGGACAcactatattttggaacggatggAGTAATATATAGTGCTGACAAAATATACCGCAACAACGCGCCGGGTATTATCTAGTTTACCCAAAAGTTGACAAATTTTTAGACGAATCTGCTCGATGGACGGCTCGTCGACGAGCTGCAGAGCAAGATCACCAAGAGATGGAGGAAATGGAGCATATTCAACATCCTCTTGCTTCATCTAAGACCATGATCGAATCCGATCCGGGTATGTGCATTGAGAAAGATGTGAGAGATAGGGCCGTAAGAGGAAAGAAAGACACAATCTTTCATTCATTCATTTTCTCTCTCTGGTCATTCTTCAGTTAAGATGTACTTTACCAACCAAACTGGCCCATCCGGTCACCTTTTAGAGCATCGACAGCCAGAGTTGGCAAATCCGACCCATCAAATGCCGGGCGTCGACAATTACCAATCATGCCTCAAAAAATGCATTCCACATTCGGATACCTCAAATTAGGAACCTTAAATCCATATTATTACATGCAATGTGAAACATAATCTAAGCGGAGCTCGTCCAGTTTCGCTCCCCGCTCGCTGGGCTCCGCCCTGGCCATGTATGGCGTCCGGCTGCGCTCCTCAGAGTGTTGGTCTAGTCGCCGGCAAGGTAGAGTAGGGCATGGGACATGAGCCGGCAAACGGGACTCAAGGCGCCGCCGTCTCCCATGCTCTACTCTTCCTCATCAGATGCCGAAACCCGAACGGTGCCGGTGGACGTGAGATCGGTAACGGATACGTCCGGGGATGAGCCACCGACGTCCACCACGATGCGGTTGCGTCGCCCGGACTGATGTCCCATACGGTGCACCGGATAATGCGACTTCGCCACGTCGACGTCGGCCGCCGCCGTGCCATTTCCTCGTGAGACGATGGTGCGTCCCGAATATCGACGCGCCAACGGAGGGGTTGCGCATCCACCGGCGCAGTCGGACGCCAGACGGACTGCACGGCCTCCAGCGAGGCAGCTACGGCTGGCCTAGCGGCGGATCCATACGCCATTTAGACGGACCCAGTGGATTCCGGACGGATGAAGTCTGAGCGTAGCCGTGCACGGGCCTCCTCCCGGAGCCCGACGGAGCGCAATGACCAGGGCCGGGCCGGCAAAATCCGGGGCCCTGTGCGAAATTAAAAAAACGGGGCCCTATTTCACAAAAAAATATGAACTAACGTGCAATTATAATGTATAAATATCTCACGGAAAAAATATTATGTCTATAATGTAATATCTTACATAACAATTGGACATATAAAAAGGCCATACCTATCCAACTCCCGTTTGCTAATTATTTGAACATCCTCATTCTTGTAGTATTTTTTGAAATGAAATCTGCAATGATATCCTCATAATCAATCTTCTCCAACACTTGACTCTCAAGAACCAATCTCTAATGAAGTAATGATCCCTGCCTATAATTAATTAGAAAATTAGGAATTAGGAGTATGAACCGAATTGAATCGAAAAGGACTCGCTAAGCACCTGAAGGCTAGCGTCGGTAACCGATGAATCTATTGAGACGATGTCGACGAGTCTGAAATTTGAGAAGGGGACGAGGAAGGCAACGGTGGCACCGCGGCTTAGTTGGCCTGAATCTGAAATCTCATCGATCCAAGGAGCAGGGACCGAGCGAGGGACGATGGGACGAGACGTTCTTTTCCTCTTCCTGTAGGCTGTAGCGTAGCCACGATCTGATCCATGCATGTAGCGATCTAGGTTGTCTTTTTTGATGTTAGCGATCTAGTGTTTTTTTATAGCCTTTTTTTCTGAGTGGTGCCTCGTCGCCTGACCCTCTCGTAGCGATCGGGAGGAGTCAGCGCTCTCGCTCGATGGGCCTAGTCGCTCGGCCCAGCAGCGGTTAACTATTACAAGACTTATATAAAAAATATGGGCCACTGTGGGCCCGGCCCTGGCAATGACTATGTCTTGACATGGTCCAAGGCCATGGCCCAACTCCTAAAGCTCGTGGCAGCACATCGGCTTGTGGACTGGAATCCTTAGCGACATGAGAAGGTATAGCGCTAGCCAAGGACCTAAACGCTGTCAAGACATAGTAAGGGGGTGGTCGAAGAAATGCATAGCGGAAGCGCTGCTGCATATGGAGCAATTGTCTAGGAGATCAAACTTTATCTATCTTCGTTTTTTTCTTGTAATTTAGTCCATGAATTTAGGAGCTCAAATGTTAAAGGGAAAATTGATTTTATACCCTTAGTTGGGTCACACTCGGCAGGTTTACCCCTAGTTTCCGAAAACCCTCGATTTTGCCCAAGCCGTTTGCTCCTCTTATGGTTTTGCCCTTCTGTCACGTTTCCATCCAGTTAGTGTCGTTTGACCGTGTGTTGACCGTCTATGGACTTTTCGTTGGACTTATTTGCCCCTGCTTCCTCACTCTCTCACTAGACACTTCCAAGTGGGACCCATCACTCAGAAAACATTCCTCTCTCTTctcactaacatgtgggacccACAATGGACCAAATATCTCTTAACGGACACTGCCATGTTGTAAACATAATATTAATtctgcattaatttttatgcaatAATTAACACCGCataaactaattaaaacaccagTAATTAACACAAATCAGTACTTTTTTTACGAGGAACACAAATCAGTACTTAATGTCGTATCATCTCGAATATAATTAATCATCAATCAATAATTGCCAGCTATACTAGCTAATTACATTGCGTCAAGTGTTAAAAAATGCTGGGTCAACGATTGAAAGGACGCCGTCGGTAGGACCAGGATGAGCTCGCCGGAGCCAAAGGAATCGGCGCCGCAGCTCGTCGGAGCCAACGGAATCAGCACGGGAGCTCGCCGGAGCACCCGGAATTAGCGCCGGAGCTCCCCAGATCCTCCTCGCCCGTGCGTCCCCATGACGGAAGCTTGGCCACCGCCGCTGCAGTGTGGAAGGAGGCCCGGGGGAGGGTCAACGGGGCGCTTTGGATCTGGGCCAACGGGGGGCATCGGTGTTGGCTGGCCCACGTTGGCGTGGACGAGGCTCCACGCGAACGTCGGCGGCTAACGGATCGAGAGGTGGACTTCTATGGGCGGCGGACATGGTGGCATTGGTGCTGCTCCCTACTACTGTTGAGGAAGAGAAAAGAGCAGGGTGAGAGACAGGGTGAATCGAGAGAGAAAGcgagagggaaggaggagaggaAGGAGCACGGGCAGGGCAGCACTCACGCTCGGCCTCGACGGATCGGGGGCGGAGACGAGGTAGATCAGGGCCGAGACGAGGTGGATCTGGGGCGTGGAGACGAGGAGGATCGGGGTGATTGTCCTCCTACGGGCGCTCAAGCCCAAACCCGTTGGGATCGATGGCTCCACCACCGACGGGACCGCCGTTGGCCTCCCCCGCTAGCCATCGACGGGATTCGTGGCTCCACAGCCGAcgggatttgagagagagaggggaaggggatctgATACTAGGGTTTGACCGACGAGATAGAAACAAAAGTGAACCTTGGATGGTTTTCGGAATGATGGGTCCCACTTGGCAGTGTCTCACTAGAGAGTGAAGTAGGGGCAAAATGGTCCAACAAAAAGTCCACACACGGTCAACACACGGTCAAACGACACTAACTGGACGGAACTGTGACGGAAGGGCAAAACCATAAGAGGATCAAACGGGCTTGGGCAAAACCGAGGGTTTTCGGAAACTAGGGGCAAAACTGCCGGGTGGGACTCAACTAAGGGCACAGAATTAATTATCCCAATGTTAAATCTCACAATCTAACGAAGCATGCTTTGAGATTGGGAGCTGGTCGCCATGTTTGATTAGGTCAGCCCGAGTGGATTCCCTTCGTCCCTGTAAATGTGGTGACGGTTTGATAGTAAAGCTTCGCGGGATCGTCTAAAAAAATCACTTGTACGAGCCAGTTGGTCTTCTTCACGTTAGCAAAACCACCcacctaagagcatctccaacaggcgccGAACGCGCCGCGCGCAAAAAACAGCTTTAGCGCGCGCCATCGCCTGGTTTGGCGCGGCGCGCAGCGCTGGCTCCAGCAGCCGCGCTAAAATGCAGCGCGCGCGCCGCTCCAGCAGCGCGCAAAAAATGCAGCGTGCGCGCTCATTCTACAAATTAGATGATACATCGGTAGCATAGATAAACTAGATAGATTGCATAGATTTTTTTTAAATGATACAAAGGTATTTTACATCGAAAGCATAGATTGCATAGATAAAAACGACAAACGATAAAAACTAGATAGATTGCATAGATAAACTACTCCAAGTCGCTATCATCATCACCATTATCATCCTCGGCGGTGTCGTCCGAGGTATCGAGCCATATGTCCAACCACCGATCATCGTCTGCCGTGAAGAACGACTGCCCACCTGCTGCAACGAGATCGGACTGCGCATTCACCAATGCCTTCCGCCGACGCCTGTCCAATCGCTCCTCGCGGCGCCTTCGCGTGTCCTCCTCGCGGCGCCTTGCCCAGTAGACTTGCTCGTAGGCGACGTCCTCCGGGTGGCGCCGGCGCCACTCCGCCATGACCCGCTCGTCCTCCTGGgtgacgaggaggcggcgctgccgcTCGGCGTGCTCCGCACGGTCTTGTGCCGTGTTCagacgaggcggcggggcgacgtCCAGCGCCTGCTGGAGCGTGTACACGTCTTGGAAGTTCATCTGCCCGCGCGGCCGGCctaggcgccacgccgccgcgtcgtgcgcgcgggcggcctcgtgcGCCGTCCCGTAGGTGCCGAGGCCGAGCCTGAGATCGCCGGAGCATATCTCGGAGTAGTAGCCGCCATTGGGGCGCAGGCGGACGCCGCGGTAGCCCGACGCTcctcggcggcgcggcggcatggtggcgcgtcGGTGGCGGGGCGCTGGAGCGGTGGAGGCGCGCGTGgcagagaggaagaggaagaggagtcgTGGAAAAGGCGCGTGGCGAGCGCCGCATTTTATAGGCGCGCCGGAAGCGGTGCGCCAAAAATGGCGCGCGAGCTGGCGCCTTTTCGCGCGCGCGCAAACTGTTTCCGCGCGCGAGTTTCCCGCCACCGCTGGTGCGCGGCAAAACGTCCGGCGCGCGCTAAAAGTTGGGTTTACCGCGCGCGCGTCTTTTGACGCggccgttggagttgctctaagcaTGGTCCTGGAAAAATCTGAGCATGAGATGAAAAGCCCAAGGCCCAAGAAAAACACCATGGCAAAtaatctatatatatatatatatatatatatatatatatatatatatatatatatatatatatatatatatatatatatataccaatataaaaGACCCAAATGAGCAGATTCAATTAATCTCAgccatcaaatcatgtcaatccaacggcctagattgcttcaatgtcgagcgctcaacagaTTTAGCGTGCAattaatttcatgccaaataataatgctaatcacataataacacgtaaataatatcctacttaatatctgcatgcatttaatatattttttaaagtaatgtgcattgcacgtacacattgactagttaTATTAAAATAAGACTGTTCATGTGTTTGGCAGGCCCTCGGCTCTCAAATTATTACTCGCAAATTAACTTTTTTACGACAAACTCGTAAATTAAATGACACGTCGGCTTAGTGTTTTCAAACCGAATCCCAGTCTGACCCAGCGTATAATCAGGTTTTTTATAGGGGTATAATGAGGTGTCATAATAATAAAGGGGTTTAAGGCTACACAAACCCAATCGATCCGATCCATAAGCAATGGAGCAAAagaaggccgccgccgccgccgccgccgtcgtcgccagCCTCCCCGTGGAGATGCTAGCCAACATCCACGGCCGCCTCAGCCTCCTAGACCGCCTCGCCTTCGCCGCCGTCTTCCGTGCCTCGCGCGACGCGttcaagacggagccgccgtGTCTCGTCCAGACCGGCGGCGCCCCGGAGACCGCCACTCTCTTCTCCCTCGCCGAACGCCACGCCACAACCTTGCGCGGCCCGGGGCCCCAACATGCCATCCTCGGCTCCTCCTGCTCCGGGTGGCTCGTCACCGCCGACGACCGGGCCCGGCTGTGGCTCGTCCACCCGTTCACGGGCGATCAGCGCGCGCTCCCGGCCATCGAAACCATACCCGGCCTCTACGCCCACCGCAGGCGGCAGGAATTCACGCTCGACGTGATGAGGTTTCTAAGGGGGCCGCCGCGGTACCCCTACCGCACCATGACGGTGAGAGCCGAGGGGATGCGGCACTCCCTCTACCGCAAGGTCGTTCTCTCCGACACCACCGACGTCGCCATGCTCATCACGGGGACGCAGTACGGCGCCGTGGCCTTCGCGATGGCAGGAGACGACGCGTGGAGGATGCCGCCCCCACCCCCGCTTGACAGCATCGAGCCCGTCACCACATCGTGGAGGCTGCACTCGCGCAACGGCGTCGAGGACGCGGTCCACCATGACGGCAGGTTCTACACGATCACATACTCCGGCCAACTGGAGGCATGGGAGGAGTGCGACGCCTACACCCGCGACGTGTTCACAAGCACGGTGATCGCGCCGAGGCTGCCGCTGCCGGCCGACCCGGACCACCGCAAGTACCTTGTGGCAGCGCCGGGCGGGCGGCTGATGGTCGTGCTCACGGAGTTGAAGGATCGGCGAACTCGCTCCTTGAAGGTGCTGGTCCTCGACGCCGGCAGGGAGGGGTGGAAGGAGACGCACGACATCGACACCGTGCTGTTCGTCGGGGTGAACGGTTCGCTGTGCGTGCCGACGAGGGAGCACCCGGAGCTCAAGGCTGGCTGCGTCTACTACTACAACCAGGGTAATCCGGGGGCGTGCAACGGCAACTACAACTACAATGGCGTCTGGGTGTTCAGCCTCAAGGATGGCATAGGGGAGAAGTTCGTGGTCCTTGGGCAGTACCGGAGCTGGCCACCGCCAGCATGGTTCGTCCCTTCCATCCCATGataatagatagatagatagggTGGTGACTGATTTCATTCATAGCTTGGATGGGTtaagtactactccctccatcccgtAAGACGTTTTTTGGACACTGAAGTATTTCATTCATAGGATTTTCTCAAGATATATACATGTATACTGAGGTTTGGTTTCAGTAACTAAAGAGAAAGAACACTTGGCTAGCCTAAAGTTTGATGTAGGAGTGGAGCTTGCAGAGGCTCAGATTTTTTACGCCTCTAGATGATCACTTCACTTGAATCTGCTTATTAATTTTCAGGTCCGATGGCTGCTCGAATAGAAAGCTCATGTCCTATGAGCTTTAGCATCATAAACAAACTCCGGGATATGTTGGCATTTGAGTTTAATAATTACAATGCATTCATTCATGAGCACTGGTATATATGTTGTTGGTTGTATATCGTTTGAGCAAAGAATCGGCATTTGAGCTGTAGAGTGTTGTTGTAACTCGTTGATGCAGCAGACTGAATTCCTCACCTGCTCCAAAGAAACACTATTTATTTGTTTTTCACCAACAGAGTCCTGCATTTTTTTTGTCAAGACATTTATATAATAGTTGGGTTTCGGGGAAGAGGTTTGAGAGTTAAATGAACACAAGAGGTTGGTTTGCAACTTTCTTGATGCCTTGTAATTTCTATCGATATCAAACTGCAACAGAGCTTTGCTATGAAAAGCTGCACATGTTGTTCAGACTACTCTTCTGTGTTGGTTTTGCTTTGAGCAGAGTCAGTAAGCATCAGTTTGAAGAACAATTAGAAACAATGAACATGCACATGCTGTGGCTGTCTATGTCTGCATATTTTTATTTCGTTTTGCAGACGAGAATAATTGTTAGAAAAAGAGAGTCGGAGTCCATAATAATTGTATGAACACTAAAATAACCTTTTTGGTTATTACCCAAAAGGCGACAGGTTTTCAGAGGAATCTGCTGTATGGGCGGCTCGTCAACCGAGAGACGAAGGAAATGGTCATCTTCAACGCCCTTGCCTCGCTTCTCCTATGATCATGATCCGATCCGATACTCCCATCCGGGAGTATAAATATGTACATTGATAAAGATTTGAGAGCAATGCATTGCGTTGCTTCTATGGAGGAAAGAAAGAAGCAACCTTTCATTCATTCTTTTGCTCTGCTATGTCTGGTCATTGCTTGACAAGAGGGAAACTATCCTCTGCAGTTCAGACATACATTACCAACCAAATTGGTCCATTTCACCTTGATAATTAAGCATTTGATCCCCTAGATTGAAAGGAATCAAGCTGACGACATTTGCCGATTTCTATCTACTAAAGTAACGGCCACCATTTATGTTTTTCACTTTGCAATAAGTGTGGTCCTGTGCTGATGGAAAAAATAAACATACGTTGTCTATTTATATTGTTCACTTTGCAGTAAGAGTGGGTGCTCTGCTGATGAAAAAAATATACCAACGTTCTTACTCGGAGAGAGATAGAA contains:
- the LOC109750573 gene encoding ethylene-responsive transcription factor 1-like, which gives rise to MPPRRRGASGYRGVRLRPNGGYYSEICSGDLRLGLGTYGTAHEAARAHDAAAWRLGRPRGQMNFQDVYTLQQALDVAPPPRLNTAQDRAEHAERQRRLLVTQEDERVMAEWRRRHPEDVAYEQVYWARRREEDTRRRREERLDRRRRKALVNAQSDLVAAGGQSFFTADDDRWLDIWLDTSDDTAEDDNGDDDSDLE
- the LOC109750574 gene encoding uncharacterized protein, translated to MEQKKAAAAAAAVVASLPVEMLANIHGRLSLLDRLAFAAVFRASRDAFKTEPPCLVQTGGAPETATLFSLAERHATTLRGPGPQHAILGSSCSGWLVTADDRARLWLVHPFTGDQRALPAIETIPGLYAHRRRQEFTLDVMRFLRGPPRYPYRTMTVRAEGMRHSLYRKVVLSDTTDVAMLITGTQYGAVAFAMAGDDAWRMPPPPPLDSIEPVTTSWRLHSRNGVEDAVHHDGRFYTITYSGQLEAWEECDAYTRDVFTSTVIAPRLPLPADPDHRKYLVAAPGGRLMVVLTELKDRRTRSLKVLVLDAGREGWKETHDIDTVLFVGVNGSLCVPTREHPELKAGCVYYYNQGNPGACNGNYNYNGVWVFSLKDGIGEKFVVLGQYRSWPPPAWFVPSIP